A genomic window from Streptomyces sp. MST-110588 includes:
- a CDS encoding LAETG motif-containing sortase-dependent surface protein — MVRPLRERHRRALLGHRAHRPGRRHPPRRTAPRGQESDSRTEQPADVKDTAAPGALLADTGSVDTTPYVVGGAACLGVGAGLVGFSLRRRNGGASEVF; from the coding sequence GTGGTTCGTCCCCTCCGCGAACGCCACCGCCGAGCACTCCTCGGACACCGCGCACACCGGCCGGGCCGCCGACACCCGCCACGCCGTACAGCCCCGAGGGGCCAGGAGAGCGACAGCCGTACGGAGCAGCCCGCGGACGTCAAGGACACGGCCGCCCCGGGCGCCCTCCTCGCCGACACCGGCAGTGTGGACACCACGCCGTACGTCGTCGGCGGCGCCGCCTGCCTGGGTGTCGGGGCCGGTCTGGTCGGCTTCTCGCTGCGCCGCAGGAACGGCGGGGCCTCCGAGGTCTTCTGA
- the hutH gene encoding histidine ammonia-lyase: MDMHTVVLGTSGTTAQDVIAVARGAARIELSEEAMAAVAASRAFIDDLAAKPDPVYGVSTGFGALAVRHISPELRAQLQRNIVRSHAAGMGARVEREVVRALMFLRLKTLASGHTGVRPLVVTTMADVLNAGITPVVHEYGSLGCSGDLAPLSHCALTLMGEGEAEGPDGVVRPAGELLAAHGIEPVELREKEGLALLNGTDGMLGMLLMAGADLARLFTTADITAALSLEALLGTDKVLAAELHAIRPHPGQAASAANMLKVLAGSGLTGHHQDDAPRVQDAYSIRCAPQVAGAGRDTLDHAMLVAGRELAAAVDNPVVLRDGRVESNGNFHGAPVAYVLDFLAVAAADLASIAERRTDRLLDKNRSHGLPAFLAQDPGVDSGLMIAQYTQAALVSEMKRLAAPASVDSIPSSAMQEDHVSMGWSAARKLRTAVDNLTRVLAVELYAATRAVQMRDGLTPAPATRAVLDAVRAAGIQGPGEDRFLAPELEAAYGFVRSGELVAAVESVTGKLA, translated from the coding sequence ATGGATATGCACACAGTGGTGCTGGGGACGTCCGGCACGACCGCACAGGACGTCATCGCCGTGGCCCGCGGCGCGGCTCGGATCGAGCTGTCCGAGGAGGCCATGGCGGCCGTCGCCGCCTCGCGCGCGTTCATCGACGACCTCGCCGCCAAGCCCGACCCCGTCTACGGCGTCTCCACCGGCTTCGGCGCGCTGGCCGTCCGGCACATCAGCCCCGAGCTGCGCGCCCAGCTCCAGCGCAACATCGTGCGCTCGCACGCGGCGGGCATGGGCGCGCGGGTGGAGCGCGAAGTGGTCCGCGCGCTGATGTTCCTGCGGCTGAAGACGCTGGCCTCCGGCCACACCGGCGTACGGCCGCTGGTCGTCACCACGATGGCCGACGTCCTGAACGCCGGGATCACCCCGGTCGTCCACGAGTACGGCTCACTCGGCTGCTCCGGCGACCTGGCCCCGCTCTCCCACTGCGCCCTGACGCTCATGGGGGAGGGCGAGGCCGAGGGCCCGGACGGCGTCGTACGGCCGGCCGGCGAGCTGCTGGCCGCACACGGCATCGAGCCCGTCGAGCTGCGCGAGAAGGAGGGCCTGGCCCTGCTGAACGGCACCGACGGCATGCTCGGCATGCTGCTGATGGCCGGCGCGGACCTGGCCCGCCTGTTCACCACGGCCGACATCACCGCCGCGCTCTCACTGGAGGCGCTGCTCGGTACGGACAAGGTGCTCGCGGCCGAGCTGCACGCCATCCGCCCGCACCCGGGCCAGGCCGCCTCGGCGGCGAACATGCTCAAGGTCCTGGCCGGTTCGGGCCTGACCGGTCACCACCAGGACGACGCGCCGCGCGTCCAGGACGCGTACTCCATCCGCTGCGCCCCCCAGGTCGCGGGCGCCGGCCGGGACACCCTGGACCACGCCATGCTGGTCGCCGGGCGGGAGCTGGCCGCCGCCGTGGACAACCCGGTGGTCCTGCGGGACGGCCGGGTGGAGTCCAACGGCAACTTCCACGGCGCGCCGGTCGCCTACGTCCTGGACTTCCTCGCGGTCGCCGCGGCCGACCTCGCCTCGATCGCGGAGCGCCGTACGGACCGGCTGCTGGACAAGAACCGCTCGCACGGCCTGCCCGCCTTCCTGGCGCAGGACCCGGGCGTCGACTCCGGCCTGATGATCGCCCAGTACACGCAGGCCGCGCTGGTCAGCGAGATGAAGCGGCTGGCCGCGCCCGCCTCGGTGGACTCCATCCCCTCCTCCGCCATGCAGGAGGACCACGTCTCGATGGGCTGGTCGGCGGCGCGCAAGCTGCGTACGGCGGTCGACAACCTGACCCGGGTACTGGCGGTGGAGCTGTACGCGGCGACCCGCGCGGTGCAGATGCGGGACGGGCTGACCCCGGCGCCCGCCACCCGCGCGGTACTGGACGCCGTACGGGCCGCCGGCATCCAAGGGCCGGGGGAGGACCGCTTCCTCGCGCCGGAGCTGGAGGCCGCGTACGGGTTCGTCAGGAGCGGGGAGCTGGTCGCGGCCGTCGAGTCGGTCACCGGGAAGCTGGCCTGA
- a CDS encoding GGDEF domain-containing protein has translation MAAAGTPRESARVAADGARTALGGSFAAISAWERERGRLKVLVNVGELAPDERPFPDAESYPVNEFPEIVGFLHEQWAGGGEPSAWVETADGPRREGSYNHQRVAALRRRGRGCCVVAPIVLHGRAWGELYVARRAGEPVFDRDDADFATVLAAVAAAGIVQTERLAEARRLAFTDALTGLANRRAVDMRLDEALERHRTEGAVVSLVVCDLNGLKRVNDSRGHAVGDRLLERFGSVLSLCGAILPGALVARLGGDEFCLLAVGPPADEVVKVAHELCERAGELELGEGVAVGVASTGDPIGPVHSSRRLFRLADAAQYRAKAARARGPVVAGRDGGTQDPVIRLADAPDSGPATERRRFRR, from the coding sequence ATGGCGGCGGCCGGCACGCCCCGGGAGTCGGCGCGCGTCGCGGCGGACGGCGCGCGGACGGCCCTCGGCGGCTCCTTCGCGGCGATCTCGGCGTGGGAACGCGAGCGCGGCCGGCTCAAGGTCCTGGTCAACGTCGGCGAACTCGCCCCGGACGAGCGACCGTTCCCCGACGCCGAGTCCTACCCGGTCAACGAGTTCCCCGAGATCGTCGGCTTCCTGCACGAGCAGTGGGCCGGCGGCGGGGAGCCCAGTGCCTGGGTGGAGACGGCGGACGGCCCCCGGCGCGAGGGCTCGTACAACCACCAGCGGGTCGCCGCGCTGCGCCGCCGCGGCCGGGGCTGCTGCGTGGTGGCGCCGATCGTGCTGCACGGGAGGGCCTGGGGCGAGCTGTACGTGGCCCGGCGGGCCGGGGAGCCGGTCTTCGACCGGGACGACGCCGACTTCGCCACCGTACTGGCGGCGGTGGCGGCGGCCGGCATCGTCCAGACCGAGCGGCTGGCCGAGGCCCGCCGGCTGGCGTTCACCGACGCGCTGACCGGGCTGGCCAACCGCCGTGCGGTGGACATGCGGCTGGACGAGGCGCTGGAGCGGCACCGTACGGAAGGCGCGGTGGTCAGCCTGGTGGTGTGCGATCTCAACGGGCTCAAGCGGGTGAACGACTCGCGTGGCCACGCGGTGGGGGACCGGCTGCTGGAACGCTTCGGCTCGGTGCTCTCGCTGTGCGGCGCGATACTGCCCGGCGCGCTCGTCGCACGGCTGGGCGGCGACGAGTTCTGTCTGCTCGCGGTGGGCCCGCCGGCCGACGAGGTGGTTAAGGTCGCCCACGAACTGTGCGAGCGGGCCGGGGAGTTGGAGCTGGGCGAGGGGGTCGCGGTCGGCGTCGCCTCGACGGGCGACCCGATCGGACCGGTGCACTCCTCCCGCCGTCTGTTCCGGCTCGCGGACGCGGCCCAGTACCGGGCCAAGGCGGCGCGGGCGCGCGGCCCGGTGGTGGCGGGCCGGGACGGCGGTACGCAGGACCCGGTGATCCGCCTCGCCGACGCTCCGGACAGCGGCCCGGCCACCGAGCGGCGGCGCTTCCGGCGGTGA
- a CDS encoding enoyl-CoA hydratase-related protein, which produces MSEERFGEWVAVRRHGFVAELVLDRPRAMNAVSTDLALGLARACTALGEDRQVRAVVLTSTSERAFCVGADLKERNSFSDADLMRQRPHTRAAYTGVLELPVPAIAAVHGFALGGGFELALACDLIVADRTAVVGLPEVSVGVIPGGGGTQLLPRRVGAARAAELVFTARRVEAAEARELGLVDELVEEGRDRTHALELGARIARNSPVGLRAAKRAMRLGQGLDLRAGLEVEDGAWRSVAFSGDRAEGVAAFNEKRAPEWPGE; this is translated from the coding sequence ATGTCCGAGGAGCGTTTCGGGGAGTGGGTGGCCGTGCGGCGGCACGGCTTCGTCGCGGAGCTGGTGCTGGACCGGCCCCGGGCCATGAACGCCGTGTCGACCGATCTCGCGCTGGGCCTGGCCCGTGCGTGTACGGCGCTGGGCGAGGACCGGCAGGTCAGGGCCGTGGTGCTGACGTCCACCAGCGAGCGTGCGTTCTGTGTGGGGGCTGATTTGAAGGAGCGCAACTCCTTCAGCGATGCCGATTTGATGCGGCAGCGTCCGCACACCCGCGCCGCCTACACCGGCGTGCTGGAACTGCCGGTGCCCGCCATCGCCGCGGTGCACGGCTTCGCGCTCGGCGGCGGCTTCGAGCTGGCGCTGGCCTGCGACCTGATCGTGGCGGACCGTACGGCCGTGGTCGGGCTTCCGGAGGTGTCGGTGGGTGTGATCCCCGGCGGCGGGGGGACGCAGTTGCTGCCGCGCCGGGTGGGGGCGGCCAGGGCGGCGGAGCTGGTGTTCACCGCGCGGCGGGTGGAGGCGGCCGAGGCCCGGGAGTTGGGGCTGGTCGACGAGCTGGTGGAGGAGGGGCGGGACCGTACGCACGCGCTGGAGCTGGGGGCGCGGATCGCCCGTAACTCGCCGGTCGGGCTGCGCGCGGCGAAGCGTGCGATGCGGCTCGGGCAGGGGCTGGACCTGCGGGCCGGGCTGGAGGTGGAGGACGGCGCCTGGCGCAGTGTGGCCTTCTCCGGGGACCGGGCCGAGGGCGTGGCGGCCTTCAACGAGAAGCGGGCGCCGGAGTGGCCGGGGGAGTGA
- a CDS encoding adenylate/guanylate cyclase domain-containing protein, whose translation MTADDSGAVPRDAGIAPRDTGLARRDGGDRQAQAGPDGRADAGGVKGSGGVFGTPYDGAAHADGAAHADGNARAGKGAHADGNARAGGSARADGSARAAHNGQSGAASGAAYDTAAADDDGDDGDGPGAGAGPEPGTDGAGAQEADHDTIAIRLEQLILGADRQYTPFQAARSAGVSMELASRFWRAMGFADIGQVKALTEADVLALRRLAGLVEAGLLSEAMAVQVARSTGQTTARLADWQIDSFLEGLTEPQDSGLTRTEITYPLVELLLPELEEFLIYVWRRQLAAATGRVVQAQDDAEMVDRRLAVGFADLVGFTRLTRRLEEEELGELVEAFETTAADLVAAHGGRLIKTLGDEVLFAADDAGTAAEIGLRLIETLANDETMPELRVGIAFGTVTTRMGDVFGTTVNLASRLTSIAPKDAVLVDEALAEELARTGDAPVSEAEAAAAEKAAAERAAEEGAPEEPLPSYRFALRPMWQRPVRGLGVVEPWLLERRG comes from the coding sequence GTGACCGCCGACGACTCGGGGGCCGTCCCGCGCGATGCGGGCATCGCCCCACGTGACACGGGCCTAGCCCGGCGTGACGGAGGCGACCGGCAGGCGCAGGCGGGCCCGGACGGACGGGCGGACGCGGGTGGCGTCAAAGGGTCCGGCGGGGTCTTCGGCACGCCGTACGACGGGGCCGCCCACGCCGACGGGGCCGCCCATGCCGACGGGAACGCCCGCGCCGGCAAAGGCGCGCACGCCGACGGGAACGCCCGTGCCGGCGGGAGCGCCCGCGCCGACGGGAGTGCTCGCGCCGCGCACAACGGACAGTCCGGTGCGGCGTCGGGCGCGGCGTACGACACCGCCGCCGCCGACGACGACGGCGACGACGGCGACGGGCCCGGTGCGGGGGCTGGTCCGGAGCCCGGGACGGACGGGGCCGGTGCGCAGGAGGCCGACCACGACACCATCGCCATCCGCCTCGAACAGCTCATCCTCGGCGCCGACCGCCAGTACACCCCCTTCCAGGCGGCCCGCAGCGCCGGCGTCTCCATGGAGCTGGCCTCCCGCTTCTGGCGCGCCATGGGCTTCGCCGACATCGGCCAGGTCAAGGCGCTGACCGAGGCGGACGTCCTGGCCCTGCGCCGGCTGGCCGGCCTGGTGGAGGCGGGACTGCTCAGCGAGGCGATGGCCGTCCAGGTCGCCCGCTCCACCGGCCAGACCACCGCCCGGCTCGCCGACTGGCAGATAGATTCCTTCCTGGAGGGGCTGACCGAGCCCCAGGACTCCGGCCTGACGCGTACGGAGATCACCTACCCGCTGGTCGAACTGCTCCTGCCCGAGCTGGAGGAGTTCCTGATCTACGTCTGGCGCCGCCAACTGGCCGCCGCCACCGGCCGCGTCGTACAGGCCCAGGACGACGCGGAGATGGTCGACCGGCGGCTGGCCGTCGGCTTCGCGGACCTGGTGGGCTTCACCCGGCTGACCCGCCGCCTGGAGGAGGAGGAACTGGGCGAGCTGGTCGAGGCGTTCGAGACCACCGCCGCCGACCTGGTCGCCGCGCACGGCGGACGGCTCATCAAGACCCTCGGTGACGAGGTGCTCTTCGCCGCCGACGACGCGGGCACCGCCGCCGAGATCGGGCTGCGGCTCATCGAGACCCTGGCGAACGACGAGACGATGCCGGAACTGCGCGTCGGCATCGCCTTCGGCACGGTCACCACGCGCATGGGCGACGTCTTCGGCACGACCGTCAACCTGGCCAGCCGGCTGACATCGATAGCGCCCAAGGACGCGGTGCTGGTGGACGAGGCACTCGCGGAGGAACTGGCACGGACCGGTGACGCACCGGTCTCCGAGGCGGAGGCCGCCGCGGCGGAGAAGGCCGCCGCGGAACGGGCCGCGGAAGAGGGCGCCCCCGAGGAGCCGTTGCCGTCCTACCGCTTCGCTCTGCGGCCGATGTGGCAGCGCCCGGTGCGCGGCCTGGGCGTCGTCGAACCGTGGCTCCTGGAGCGGCGGGGGTAG
- a CDS encoding acyl-CoA carboxylase subunit beta — protein MSEPEAPRMDHADIHTTAGKLADLQRRIEEATHAGSVRAVEKQHAKGKLTARERVELLLDEGSFVELDEFARHRSTNFGIERNRPYGDGVVTGYGTVDGRTVCVYSQDFTIFGGSLGEVYGEKIVKVMDFAMKNGCPVVGINDGGGARIQEGVVALGLFAEIFRRNVHASGVVPQISLIVGPCAGGAVYSPAITDFTVMVDRTSHMFITGPDVIKTVTGEDVGFEELGGARTHNTTSGVAHHMAGDEKDAIEYVKALLSYLPSNNLSEPPAFPEEADLETSEADLELDTLIPDSANQPYDMHTAIEHVLDDNEFLETQALFAPNIITGFGRVEGHSVGIVANQPMQFAGCLDINASEKAARFVRTCDAYNIPVLTFVDVPGFLPGTDQEWDGIIRRGAKLIYAYAEATVPLITVITRKAFGGAYDVMGSKHLGADLNLAWPTAQIAVMGAQGAVNILHRRTLAAIEDPAEQDVRRQELIQEYEDTLLNPYVAAERGYVDAVIMPSDTRRHIVRGLRTLRNKREALPPKKHGNIPL, from the coding sequence ATGTCCGAGCCGGAAGCACCCCGTATGGACCACGCAGACATCCACACCACCGCGGGAAAGCTGGCCGATCTGCAGCGACGGATCGAAGAAGCCACCCACGCCGGCTCCGTCCGTGCCGTGGAGAAGCAGCACGCCAAGGGCAAGTTGACGGCGCGTGAGCGCGTAGAGCTGCTGCTGGACGAGGGGTCGTTCGTCGAGCTGGACGAGTTCGCGCGGCACCGCTCGACCAACTTCGGCATCGAGCGGAACCGGCCGTACGGCGACGGGGTCGTCACCGGCTACGGCACCGTCGACGGCCGTACGGTCTGTGTCTACTCCCAGGACTTCACGATCTTCGGCGGTTCGCTGGGCGAGGTCTACGGCGAGAAGATCGTCAAGGTCATGGACTTCGCGATGAAGAACGGCTGCCCGGTCGTCGGCATCAACGACGGCGGCGGCGCCCGCATCCAGGAGGGCGTGGTCGCGCTCGGCCTGTTCGCGGAGATCTTCCGCCGCAACGTCCACGCCTCCGGCGTCGTCCCGCAGATCTCCCTGATCGTCGGCCCGTGCGCGGGCGGCGCGGTCTACTCCCCGGCCATCACCGACTTCACGGTCATGGTCGACCGGACCTCGCACATGTTCATCACCGGCCCGGACGTCATCAAGACCGTCACCGGTGAGGACGTGGGCTTCGAGGAGCTGGGCGGGGCCCGTACCCACAACACCACTTCGGGCGTGGCGCACCACATGGCCGGCGACGAGAAGGACGCCATCGAGTACGTCAAGGCGCTGCTGTCCTATCTGCCCTCCAACAACCTCTCCGAGCCGCCGGCCTTCCCCGAGGAGGCGGACCTGGAGACCTCCGAGGCCGATCTGGAGCTGGACACCCTCATCCCGGACTCGGCGAACCAGCCGTACGACATGCACACCGCCATCGAGCACGTGCTGGACGACAACGAGTTCCTGGAGACCCAGGCGCTGTTCGCGCCGAACATCATCACCGGGTTCGGGCGGGTCGAGGGGCACTCGGTCGGCATCGTCGCCAACCAGCCGATGCAGTTCGCCGGCTGTCTGGACATCAACGCCAGCGAGAAGGCGGCGCGCTTCGTGCGCACCTGCGACGCGTACAACATCCCGGTCCTGACGTTCGTGGACGTACCGGGCTTCCTGCCGGGTACGGACCAGGAATGGGACGGCATCATCCGGCGCGGCGCCAAACTGATCTACGCCTACGCGGAGGCGACGGTTCCGCTGATCACGGTCATCACCCGCAAGGCGTTCGGCGGCGCGTACGACGTCATGGGCTCCAAGCACCTGGGCGCGGACCTCAACCTCGCCTGGCCGACCGCGCAGATCGCGGTGATGGGCGCGCAGGGCGCGGTCAACATCCTGCACCGGCGTACGCTCGCGGCCATCGAGGACCCGGCCGAGCAGGACGTCAGGCGCCAGGAGCTGATCCAGGAGTACGAGGACACGCTGCTCAACCCGTACGTGGCGGCCGAGCGCGGCTACGTCGACGCGGTGATCATGCCGTCCGACACCCGCCGCCACATCGTCCGCGGGCTGCGCACGCTGCGGAACAAGCGTGAGGCCCTGCCGCCGAAGAAGCACGGCAACATCCCGCTCTAG
- a CDS encoding acyl-CoA carboxylase subunit epsilon yields the protein MIKVLRGNPTPEELAAALAVVQARAAAVAAVAPGPERTDQWADPAATVPGRRLPHPGPRAWRTSYWPR from the coding sequence ATGATCAAGGTCCTACGGGGCAACCCCACTCCCGAGGAGCTGGCCGCCGCACTCGCGGTGGTCCAGGCCCGCGCGGCGGCCGTGGCTGCCGTCGCGCCCGGCCCGGAGCGTACGGATCAGTGGGCCGACCCGGCCGCCACCGTTCCGGGCCGCCGGCTGCCGCACCCGGGCCCGCGGGCCTGGCGCACGAGCTACTGGCCGCGCTGA
- a CDS encoding penicillin-binding protein 2: MNRPLRHIAVFCGALALALLVRATWIQFVQGDTLANDKHNRRVTIARYAEPRGDIIVGGQPITGSQAVPGSDLKYKRTFKDGPMYAPITGYSSQAQGSVFLEGVYDKFLSGRDDRLFLKHAKDVLTGSRPHGGDVITTIDPKVQKVAYKSLTDLKAQGAVVALDPRSGKILAMASTPSYDPNTFSGNSLKEGKRFKALLDDKKNKPLNNRANREIYPPGSTFKILTAAAALEHGVVTDINAPSGAPAPYTLPGTRTKVGNDVDNSLCDKVSLKAGLQWSCNNVYLDAAKKVGKDKMRETAEKFGFNKEYFTPVRAAVSGYPSKLDAPQTALTGMGQGSVTSTPLQMAMVAAGLANNGKVMEPYLVEELRGPDLTPVEKHKPKVMSQAVSEDTAKKVQEMMENTAEHGTAKKALISGVKVGAKTGTAQHGMDVRDERPYAWFVAYAKQGDGSPVAVAVFVDPKDMDMPRSEIAGGRLGGPIAKKVMEAALKK; encoded by the coding sequence ATGAACAGGCCGCTGAGGCACATAGCCGTCTTCTGCGGGGCGCTGGCCCTCGCCCTTCTGGTGCGGGCCACCTGGATCCAGTTCGTCCAGGGCGACACGCTGGCGAACGACAAGCACAACCGGCGGGTGACCATCGCGCGGTACGCCGAACCGCGCGGCGACATCATCGTCGGCGGGCAGCCGATCACCGGCTCCCAGGCGGTGCCCGGCTCGGACCTGAAGTACAAGCGGACGTTCAAGGACGGCCCCATGTACGCGCCGATCACCGGCTACTCCTCCCAGGCCCAGGGCTCGGTCTTCCTGGAAGGCGTCTACGACAAGTTCCTCTCCGGCCGGGACGACCGGCTCTTCCTCAAGCACGCCAAGGACGTGCTGACCGGCAGCCGGCCGCACGGCGGCGATGTGATCACCACCATCGACCCGAAGGTGCAGAAAGTCGCCTACAAGAGCCTGACCGACCTCAAGGCGCAGGGCGCGGTGGTCGCCCTGGACCCGCGCAGCGGCAAGATCCTCGCCATGGCGAGCACGCCGTCGTACGACCCCAACACCTTCTCGGGCAACTCGCTGAAGGAGGGCAAGAGGTTCAAGGCGCTCCTGGACGACAAGAAGAACAAGCCGCTGAACAACCGCGCGAACCGGGAGATCTACCCGCCCGGCTCCACCTTCAAGATCCTCACCGCGGCGGCGGCCCTGGAACACGGCGTCGTCACCGACATCAACGCCCCCTCCGGCGCCCCCGCCCCGTACACGCTGCCGGGCACCCGTACCAAGGTCGGCAACGACGTCGACAACTCGCTGTGCGACAAGGTCTCCCTCAAGGCCGGGCTCCAGTGGTCGTGCAACAACGTCTACCTGGACGCCGCGAAGAAGGTCGGCAAGGACAAGATGCGCGAGACGGCGGAGAAGTTCGGCTTCAACAAGGAGTACTTCACCCCCGTACGCGCCGCCGTCAGCGGCTACCCGAGCAAGCTGGACGCGCCGCAGACCGCGCTGACCGGCATGGGCCAGGGCAGCGTGACCAGCACCCCGCTCCAGATGGCCATGGTGGCCGCCGGGCTGGCCAACAACGGCAAGGTCATGGAGCCGTACCTGGTCGAGGAGCTGCGCGGCCCGGACCTGACCCCGGTCGAGAAGCACAAGCCGAAGGTGATGTCGCAGGCCGTCTCCGAGGACACCGCGAAGAAGGTGCAGGAGATGATGGAGAACACCGCCGAGCACGGTACGGCCAAGAAGGCGCTGATCAGCGGCGTCAAGGTCGGCGCCAAGACCGGGACGGCGCAGCACGGCATGGACGTACGGGACGAGCGCCCGTACGCCTGGTTCGTCGCCTACGCCAAGCAGGGGGACGGGTCGCCGGTGGCGGTCGCCGTCTTCGTCGACCCCAAGGACATGGACATGCCCCGCTCGGAGATCGCGGGCGGGCGGCTCGGCGGGCCCATCGCCAAGAAGGTCATGGAGGCCGCCCTCAAGAAGTGA
- a CDS encoding nucleoside triphosphate pyrophosphatase yields the protein MTEQPARRRLVLASQSPARLGLLRQAGLAPEVLVSGVDEDAITAPTPGELARVLAEAKADAVSVRPEVAGALVIGCDSVLELDGQALGKPADAEDATARWKSMRGRSGVLRTGHCLIDTADGRRVSATASTTVRFGEPTDAEIAAYVASGEPLYVAGAFTLDGRSAPFIDGIDGDPGNVIGLSLPLLRRLLADLDVSITDLWS from the coding sequence ATGACCGAACAGCCCGCCCGCCGCCGTCTCGTCCTCGCCTCCCAGTCCCCGGCCCGCCTCGGCCTGCTGCGACAGGCCGGCCTCGCACCGGAGGTCCTCGTCAGCGGCGTGGACGAGGACGCGATCACCGCCCCCACCCCCGGCGAGCTGGCCCGGGTCCTGGCCGAGGCGAAGGCCGACGCCGTCTCCGTACGGCCCGAGGTGGCCGGCGCCCTGGTCATCGGCTGCGACTCCGTACTGGAGCTGGACGGGCAGGCGCTGGGCAAGCCCGCGGACGCCGAGGACGCCACCGCGCGCTGGAAGTCCATGCGCGGCCGGTCCGGCGTGCTGCGCACCGGCCACTGCCTGATCGACACCGCCGACGGCCGCCGGGTCTCGGCCACCGCCTCCACCACCGTCCGCTTCGGCGAGCCCACGGACGCCGAGATCGCCGCGTACGTGGCCAGCGGCGAACCACTGTACGTCGCCGGGGCCTTCACCCTGGACGGCCGGTCCGCGCCGTTCATCGACGGGATCGACGGCGACCCGGGCAACGTCATCGGTCTGTCGCTGCCCCTGCTGCGCCGCCTCCTGGCCGACCTGGACGTCTCGATCACCGACCTATGGTCCTGA
- a CDS encoding YbdD/YjiX family protein, translating into MTRLQQTLAGTRRGAAKLLWYVRELNGEHAYDRYAERARAAGEPVMTRREFEHRRTDRRDADPREGGTCC; encoded by the coding sequence ATGACCCGCCTCCAGCAGACCCTGGCCGGCACCCGTCGCGGCGCGGCCAAGCTCCTGTGGTACGTACGCGAACTCAACGGCGAGCACGCGTACGACCGCTACGCGGAGCGCGCCCGCGCCGCCGGCGAGCCCGTCATGACCCGCCGAGAGTTCGAACACCGCCGCACGGACCGCCGCGACGCCGACCCCCGAGAGGGCGGCACCTGCTGCTGA
- a CDS encoding DoxX family protein — protein MPTTYLVVTLLAAAMTGFSAGSAFLRAKWVIKPIADYGIPASWLPWLGAAKAAGAVGLVVGLFVPVIGILAGTGLVLYFTGAVITVIRSRIYSHIPFPVVYAAPVVGALALALAA, from the coding sequence ATGCCCACCACCTATCTCGTCGTCACCCTCCTGGCCGCCGCCATGACGGGCTTCTCGGCCGGCAGCGCCTTCCTCCGCGCCAAGTGGGTCATCAAGCCCATAGCCGACTACGGCATCCCCGCGTCCTGGCTGCCCTGGCTCGGCGCGGCCAAGGCCGCCGGGGCGGTGGGCCTGGTCGTCGGCCTGTTCGTCCCGGTCATCGGCATCCTGGCCGGGACCGGCCTGGTGCTGTACTTCACCGGAGCCGTCATCACCGTCATCCGGTCGCGCATCTACAGCCACATCCCCTTCCCCGTGGTGTACGCGGCCCCGGTGGTCGGCGCCCTGGCCCTGGCCCTCGCCGCCTGA
- a CDS encoding helix-turn-helix transcriptional regulator: protein MARTENKEAASTATQLAAEIARILREHAGMTQVEVGQIIGYTGSAVSAMETGAQPASDDMLLGLNDLLTKDTDILKAAIKYVRLDKFPRQFKDFALIEAKALTLCSYETLVVDGLFQTEDYARALIGGGYPPPPEQRVAELVEARMARKALFDREPTALIELILEESVLMRLFGTREIMRAQLLSLAQYAQRPNVTIQVLPLNRGLRGDHAGAHGPMKLLETLEHDHLVYLEAQDVSSLISDPAEVSIRAHRYAKIRAQALGPDESLGLIERLAGEL from the coding sequence ATGGCGCGGACAGAGAACAAGGAAGCGGCCTCCACCGCCACGCAGTTGGCGGCGGAGATCGCCAGAATCCTACGAGAGCACGCCGGGATGACGCAGGTGGAAGTCGGCCAGATCATCGGCTACACGGGCTCGGCCGTCAGCGCGATGGAAACAGGCGCCCAGCCCGCCAGCGACGACATGCTGCTCGGCCTCAACGACCTCCTCACCAAGGACACGGACATCCTGAAGGCGGCCATCAAGTACGTCCGCCTGGACAAGTTCCCCAGGCAGTTCAAGGACTTCGCGCTCATCGAGGCGAAAGCCCTGACGCTGTGCTCGTACGAGACTCTCGTGGTCGATGGGTTGTTCCAGACGGAGGACTACGCTCGCGCTCTGATCGGTGGCGGCTATCCACCTCCGCCGGAACAGCGTGTCGCTGAACTGGTCGAAGCCCGGATGGCACGCAAGGCTTTGTTCGACCGCGAGCCCACAGCACTGATCGAGTTGATCCTCGAAGAGTCGGTTCTAATGAGGCTGTTCGGCACCCGCGAGATCATGCGTGCCCAACTGCTGTCTCTCGCTCAGTACGCTCAACGCCCCAACGTCACGATCCAAGTGCTACCGCTCAACCGTGGACTTCGTGGTGATCACGCAGGCGCGCATGGTCCCATGAAGCTGCTGGAGACTCTTGAGCATGATCACCTCGTCTACCTGGAGGCGCAGGACGTCAGTTCGCTCATCAGCGATCCAGCCGAGGTATCTATTCGCGCCCACCGGTATGCAAAGATCCGCGCACAGGCCCTGGGACCTGATGAATCTCTGGGCCTCATCGAGCGATTGGCAGGAGAACTATGA